In Euwallacea fornicatus isolate EFF26 chromosome 20, ASM4011564v1, whole genome shotgun sequence, a single window of DNA contains:
- the LOC136345587 gene encoding uncharacterized protein, translated as MIVPLEILELILLKCDGKTLLAAQKASNVMKETIDYLTRKTRLWEWCCKEEIPADQLTEYLLLYLHQADEKWLQIYQRWSSWEFYTPEICDPKLCPNNSFKRVSTIAVSSDHIAVGSEDGRLKLYTSHWHPVFEHRVMAVKLTKLTFIGYHDYDDVINLDICIVVAFHKGISIVSFNGFRKEQYDIRDVKSHSIYGNYLCIEKVGGRMTILEVTKLHGRREIKEIWFTRIYSPRCITSYQMWNEKCVVLINGTVTTVNYKKSTITPMEEMKKVGDIKFYAPLMMDSSTTQILRNNVIINIYKNASCQPPDVIEDYVEIVILTQNKKYSKKLFNTWEIFKSDITCTYLFGNTFVVATACGTVYFYRVSNWKNFDMHKYMSRVIVGKHPIISIAMKETPNERKFYVCSRFAIHEITCWLPCVRSD; from the exons AAAACCCGGCTCTGGGAATGGTGCTGCAAAGAAGAAATACCAGCAGATCAACTAACAGAGTATTTGCTATTGTACTTGCACCAAGCAGATGAAAAATGGTTGCAAATATACCAAAGGTGGAGCTCCTGGGAGTTTTACACACCAGAAATTTGTGATCCCAAACTCTGCCCTAATAACAGCTTTAAACGTGTCTCTACTATAGCTGTGTCAA GTGATCATATTGCTGTGGGCTCTGAAGATGGCAGACTGAAGCTCTATACAAGCCATTGGCATCCTGTATTTGAGCATCGGGTGATGGCAGTTAAGCTTACTAAACTTACATTTATAGGAT ATCATGATTATGATGATGTCATTAACCTGGACATTTGCATAGTCGTAGCTTTTCACAAAGGGATCTCCATTGTATCTTTTAATGGTTTCAGAAAAGAACAATACGATATTCGGGACGTTAAGTCGCATAG CATTTACGGTAATTATTTGTGTATAGAGAAAGTTGGCGGGCGTATGACTATATTGGAGGTCACAAAATTGCATGGAAGAAGAGAAATTAAAGAGATCTGGTTTACTCGAATATATTCGCCAAGGTGTATTACGTCTTATCAAATGTGGAATGAGAAATGTGTGGTTTTGATTAACGGTACCGTAACTACTGTTAACTATAAGAAGTCTACAATCACTCCCATGGAGGAAATGAAGAAAGTTGGAGATATTAAGTTTTACGCGCCTCTGATGATGGACAGCTCCACTACACAGATTCTAAGAAATAATGTGATTATTAATATAT ATAAAAATGCTTCGTGCCAGCCTCCTGATGTAATAGAGGACTATGTGGAAATAGTAATTTTAACgcagaataaaaaatacagcaagaaattatttaatacgtgggaaattttcaaaagcgaTATAACGTGTACCtatttatttggaaatacTTTTGTGGTGGCTACTGCATGTGGCACG GTGTATTTCTATCGAGTGAGCAACTGGAAAAACTTTGACATGCATAAGTACATGAGTCGAGTAATCGTGGGAAAACACCCTATTATCAGCATAGCGATGAAGGAAACACCAAACGAACGAAAGTTTTATGTGTGTTCTAGGTTCGCCATTCACGAAATAACGTGTTGGTTGCCTTGCGTACGTTCAGACTGA